The nucleotide window AAACAAGAATCCTGTCTTAGAGTTCTAATCTGCACAGGTACTGGTAAAATGGAGTTTTTCACTTAAAAAATATAAGGAAAAGAAAAAAGGGTTTTCAAATATTTGAAAACCCTTTTAAAAATGGTGGGCCGTGGGGGATTTGAACCCCCGGCCAATGGATTAAAAGTCCACTGCTCTACCGCTGAGCTAACAGCCCACTTTAGTTCTGAATGTGTCAAGCAGAAACTGCTACCGGCTTATTAAAAAGTCCATCTACTGCGTTGCGCTGCATCATTCGTCATTGCGGCGTATGAAAAAATACGCCTCATTTCTCATAATTTGCGCGCCTTGTATCTGGAGCTTTTTTATTAAGCCGTCCAAGTATGCTTAACGCATATAATTTTATTTTAAAATATTAAACTATAATTTGTTAAGAAAAGGATCCTCTAAAACAATTGTTTCTTCTCTTCCCGCTCCTACGGATACGAGCATAATTTTAGCTTCCGCCAGTTCTTCCAGTCTCTTCAAATATTTTCTGGCATTGGCCGGTAGTTCGCTCATTTCCCGTGCGTAAAGAATATCTTCCTTCCAACCGTCGAATTCTTCATAAACCGGCTGACAATCTGAAAGTACGCGAATACTTGCAGGTACGGCGTGAGTGAACGTACCTTCGGCAGATTTATATCCCACGCAGATTTTCAATTTGTCCAAACCGGATAAAACATCAAGTTTGGTGATGGCGAGTGCGTTTATACCGGAGACCCTGACCGCCTGCCGTACCAGTACTATGTCCAGCCATCCACAGCGACGTTTTCTACCGGTTGTTGCACCGAATTCCTGGCCGACCTGCTGCATATGATTTCCAACATCATCTTTTAACTCTGTAGGGAAGGGACCTTCTCCCACTCTGGTCGTATAAGCTTTGCAAATTCCAACGATTGTGTTGATCTTATTAGGTCCGATTCCATTGCCGCAGGAAGCATTGCCGGAAACTGTATTAGAAGAAGTCACATAGGGGTATGTTCCATGATCAACATCAAGTTGAGAGCCTTGTGCTCCTTCAAAAAGAATTTTTTTCCCCTGTTTTATTTCATGATCTAAAATCAAAGAAGTATCCGCCACGTAAGGTTTGATCTTTTGAGCACAGGTTAAATATTGAGTGGCGATTTCTTCTTCGTCAAGCGGCTTATCTTTATAATAATTTGTCAGCAGGAAATTTTTTTCTTTCAGGATTTGCTTCAATTTTTCCCGGAACAAATCTTCTTCATAAAGGTCGCCAATACGGATTCCCGTGCGGGCAACTTTATCTTCGTATGCCGGACCAATGCCTCTGCCCGTCGTACCAATTTTTTTACCCGAGGATTGGGCTTCGCGGGCCTGATCAATGCTACGGTGGTAGGGCATGATTAAATGAGCTTTTTCGCTGACGAAAAGTTTAGTATGAGGCGGCAGGAGATTCCCCTGCTGTAATTCTTCTATTTCCTGAAGAAAAACAAGAGGATCGAAAACAACACCATTACCGATAATGCAGATTTTACGGTCATGTAAAATTCCCGAGGGTATTAAATGTAGAATAGTTTTTTTGCCGTTGACAACTAGTGTATGTCCAGCATTATTTCCGCCTTGAAAACGAGCAACCACGTCGGCTTTTTCGGTATAAAGGTCAACAATTTTCCCTTTGCCCTCATCGCCCCACTGAGTGCCTATTACTGCAACATTAGCCATGATTTATTTCTCTTCAATAATAATTAAAGGTTTTTAATTTTTTCGTTGAAAACTTTTTCCAATTCTACAAGCGCCGTTTTGAGATCAGCCTCCTCGATAGTCGGACCGCACCAGAAACGGTAACCGGCTGGTGCTTCTTTATAGGAGTTGATATCGTGAGCGACATTTTTTTTGCTCAGATCTGAAGCGATGCTTTTTAGGAACTTGCTCTTTTCATCGTTGCCCAGTGCTTTGACCTTGGGATGAGTTACGCTCAGGCACACGGAAGTGTTAGAGCGAACTTTGGGATCATCGGCCAGAAATTCTATCCAGTCTGTTTTAGCGACCCAGTCGGATACGACTTTAAGATTGGCCTGACTTTTTTTGATCAGACCATCCAAGCCGAACTTGCCTGCCCATTCCAGAGCATCCAAATAGTCCTCCACGCAAAGCATAGAGGGCGTGTTGATGACATCACCGTCAAAGATGGCTTTGCTGATTTTGTCACCTTTTTTAAGACGGAAAATTTTGGGCATAGGCCAGGGCGGATCATAAGATTCCAAACGGGCGACAGCTCTCGGGCTTAAAATCATCATGCCGTGTGCGGCTTCGCCGCCCAGACATTTCTGCCAGGAAAAGGTTAAAACGTCTATCTTACTCCAATCAATTTCCATCGCAAAAGCAGCGCTGGTTGCGTCGCAAAGCGACAGGCCTTCACGGTTGGCTGGGATCCAATTGTAATCGGGAACTTTCACACCGCTGGTTGTTCCATTGGCGACAAAAACCACGTCATTTGTCCAGTCAACTTTGGAAAGATCCGGAATTTTGCCGTAATCGGCTTTGAGAACGGTAGGATTGAGCTTTAGTTGTTTGGCGACATCCGTTGCCCAGCCGTTGGAAAAACTTTCCCAAACTAATACGGTGACCGGTTTGGGGCCTAAGAGTGACCACATGGCGCATTCAAAAGCGCCGGTATCAGAAGCCGGAAGAATGCCCACAAGGTAATCCGCCGGAATGTTTAAGATTTTTCGCGTATCGTTGATGGCTTTAACGATTCTTTCTTTGCCCAGAGCGGAACGGTGTGAGCGACCGACCGGCGCGCTCTTCAGCGCGTCGATATTCCACGCTGGCCTCTTGCTGCAGGGACCGGAACTGAAATTAGGGTTTTGCATACTAAACATCCTTCAAGTAAAATTTTTAAACTTGCCATTCATATCAGTATTGAAATCTTTACTCAAGGAATTTTAGTTTGCTTTGCGGGGATCAGAAACAATTTTTGTCAATTGTTATTATATGTAATTGCTTGTAATAAAAAGATAAAACGTCAAAAACTAATTAACGAACAGAGATCACTTATTTTAAGGATAGTTATTTTTTATCTTTAATAAAGATAACTTTCTTTTTAGGGGGATTTTTTGAAAAATATTTACATCGCGCAATAATTATGATGGGTTTTCGTTATTGCTTCTTCTTTTTTTATTTCTTGGCCGTGGTTTCCTGTCTTTATTCTTTTGTGTAGAATTAATCGCCTGATCTGCGATGGCAATCGGTGCTGGCGGCGCGTGCAGAGATAGCTGATAGTAATCGTCCAGCAGCATTGTAATCAATTCCAGTTCATCCTCCGATTGGGCAAGATTACGCGCCAACGGCAAAAAACGCTTCATGCGTTCGATTTGAAGATTATCGCGGGAGCGCAGACGTGCTTCTAGAAGCGCCGTTATTCGTTCGGCGACAACCCTTTCCAGTTCGTCATCACCGGGTAAGGGACGTTCTTCCATGTTGATGTCATAAAAACGGGCAATACTCTGCAGTTTGAATTTTTCCATTTCCGCGACTAAAGAAATAGCTACTCCGCTTGATCCCATGCGTCCTGTTCGTCCGGCCCGATGAATGTAAGCTTCCGGATCCTCCGGCGGTTCATACTGGATAACATGAGACAAATCGGGGATGTCAATACCGCGAGCGGCAACATCGGTTGCCACGAGGAATCGCAGAGCCCCGCGCCGCACACGGGCCATGACCTTTTCTCGCATGCTCTGTGCCAGATCGGAACTGAGTTCATCGGCGTCATAACCAAAACGTTTAAGCACGACGGAAAGATAATGTACGGTGTCCTTTGTGTTGCAGAAAATAATGGCCGAAGATGGATTCTCGATTTCAATTATACGCACAAGCGACCGCTCTTTGCGCATGCCCGGAACGACATAATAAATGTGCTCGATTTCAGCAATATGCACCTGATTGCCGCTTAAACTCAATAATTTTGACTTATGCAGGAATTGATCGGATAAACGAATTACCTGCGGAGGGAACGTCGCGGAAAACATACTGCTGAGTATTTTATTCGAGGGTATGTATTTGCGAATTTTTACCATATCGGGATAAAAACCCATGGATAACATCCGGTCGGCTTCATCGAAAATCAAAATTTTAAGATGATCCAGCGAAAGGGTGTTTTTTAAAAGATGATCCAGAATACGTCCCGGCGTGCCGATCACAATTTGAGCGCCGCCGCGAAATGCTTCCAGTTGCGCGTTGTATCCCACGCCTCCATAAACCACTGCTATTCTAATATTTGTTCCCTGGGTCAGCATTTGGGCTTCTCGGGATACCTGAAGGGCCAGTTCGCGGGTGGGAACAAGCACGAGAGCCTGTGCAACATTTTGCTGCGCGTTAATTTTTTCTATAATAGGCAGGATATAGGCTCCGGTTTTGCCGCTACCGGTTCGGGACTGCACCATCATATCCTGGCCCGCTAAAAAATAAGGAATGGATTTGGCCTGCACGGGTACCAGAGTTTTCCATCCGGCGCGATCGCAGGCGTCGCGCATCTCGGTTGTTAGTTCTTCCATGGAAATTTCCGGCAGAACATCATCCGGCTGAATAGTCTTTTGATCCGTTTCTTTATTTTCTTCCATAATGAGTCCTCGATTTTCACAAGCAAAGCGTGGTAAAATTTGTAAGTCGTAGTGACACTCGCTAATCCCGATTACATCGGGAGAAGCGTAAGTGGAACTATCCAAATCCGATTTTTTGGAATCGGAAACTATCCCTGAACATTAGCGAAGGGGATTAATACCTTTTAATAATAATCTTTTGAGCTATTTATTTTAGTATCATTCAATAATCAAGAAGAAAGTTGGATTTCTTTTGATCTGGTCAAGTAAAATTAAGGACACCTAGTTAAGCTGCATTTGCTAATAACTGAATTCTAGGAATATTCATGATAAGAAATGTCAAGAGGAAACTGGAAATTTCCCAGATTTCTTAATTATTCTTTAAAATTTCAACAGTCTGCTATTTTTAAAATTCAACTCTATATTGACAGATATGCAGGGAAAAGTTTTAAACTTTCCCTGCTAACCTGAACAACATTAATATTATTGCAGTTTTAAAATAGTTTAGTCGAACGCCTAAATTTAACTTGACATCTGGATTGTGCTTCATTTATTATTAGTTATAAGACTAAACAGGAGGATTTTTATGAATATAGGTATTCCCAGAGAGATCAAGACCCGTGAAGGCCGTGTAGCCATGACCCCTGCGGGGATAAGGACTCTCGTGCAACACGGACATAATGTCCTGGTGGAAAAGGGAGCGGGTTTAGGCTCTTGCATACCGGATAACGCTTTCAAACAGGCCGGTGCCTCAATAATTGAAAGGGCTGAAACGGTCTGGGCGGATGCCGAAATGGTTATGAAGGTTAAAGAGCCTATCCATCCCGAATACGCATTTCTACGGAAGGATCTGATCCTTTTTACATATCTGCACCTTGCAGCCGATGAGAGACTCACTAACGAACTGCTTGACAGCAAAATCATCGGTATCGCTTACGAGACAATTCAACTCGATGACGGGAGTCTTCCCTTGTTAATACCAATGAGTCAGGTGGCTGGAAGACTGGCGATCCAGGTAGGCTGCGCCTGTCTGGAATCTCATCACGGCGGCAAGGGCATGCTGCTTTCCGGCGTTCCCGGTGTGCGCCCTGCGCGAGTGACTATCCTCGGCGCCGGCATAGCAGGAATCAATGCCGCTCATCTGGCGGTAGGTATGGGCGCTCAGGTAACCATTCTCGACATCAATCAGAAGAGGCTCAACTATCTTGCGGACATCTTTCATTCCCGTGCCGTACTTCTTATGGCCAATATTGAAAATGTAGAAAAGAGTATTATCAATTCCGATCTAGTCATCGCATCGGTGCTGATCGCCGGAGCAAAGGCCCCGCATCTCATTAGCCGCGAATTACTCAGAAAAATGGAACCGGGCTCTGTCATTGTGGATATCGCCATTGATCAGGGTGGATGTACCGAAACAAGCAAACCTACGACCCATGATAACCCCATTTACATTGAAGAGGGTATCGTACAATACTGCGTCGCCAACATGCCGGGCGCGGTGCCCCAGACATCAACATACGCACTGACCAACGCCACCATGCCCTATGTGGTGGAACTGGCGGACAAAGGATGGGAACGCGCTTTGCATGAGAACCAGCCTTTGTCGAAGGGACTTAATGTCCTCAAGGGTGCACTGACCAATCGCAAGGTGGCCGAGGCCTTTGGCAAGAAGTTTACCCCCTATCCGGAAATTGGAAGCGCCTAAAGGCAGTCACATATATATAGATGGATGGATTTAAAATATTTTCTTTAAAGGAGAAAAATATGAACCATCAGGCAGAGCTAGTGCTTAGTAATGCAGTGCTCTGGGCGTTGTGCCCCATGAAGAGATTTCCGGGTGGCATGCGCATTGTAGACGGCAAGATAATGCAGATTTACAACCGCGCCTCCATGCCGCAGCTACCAATGGCGGACCTCGGGGGCATGCATATCATACCGGGGCTTATCGATGCCCACCAGCATTTCTTCGTTTCTGCCCTGTTGCCGCTCTACGGTGACGCCGGGGCCTGGCGGTCCAAGGCAGACGCCCTGGCTGCCATCGAGGCCGCATGCCGGCCGGGTGGGACGGACAAACGCTGGGTCATGTTCTCAGGTTTAAACAACGCCATATGGAAGAATCCTGCCCTTCCCGGCCTAGCCGAGATCGATGCGATTGCTGCCTCAACGCCGGTGCTGGTTATCGATACCTCCCTTCACCACGGGCTTTTCTCGAGCGCGGCACTGATTCGCGCCGGAATCAACCGGCAGTCGCTCAAGTTTCCCACCGATGTCGATCTCACGTTTGCCGGCCGGCTCAAAGGCGCCATCTGGGAGGATGCCATGGGCCGGATGATCTTTGCCATGTACCGCGAGGTCATTCATAATTACAGCACCGAAGAGCGACGTAAGCTTATCCTGGATGCGGCCGAGCGCTGCCTGCGCAAAGGGCTGACGCATGTGCACGATCCGGGCGTTCCATCCGATGTCCAGCGGCTGCTCAAGGACGCCCAGCCGTACACCCCGCTTAAACTCAGCTGGTCCGTGACGGGTTATGAGGGTCTGTTCTCGCCGCTTGCGCTCAAGGACGATCTGGAGGCCCTCAATTCCCCGCATGCACCCAAGAGCGCGAAGTTCTTTCTGGACGGCGCCGCCCGCACGGCGTCTTCCATGCCGGTCATAGCGGGATTAAAGACCGCCTTGAAGGCTGCGAAGAACAGCGTGTTGCAGGGCAATGCAGCGCCGTTGCGCCAGCTGTTCGAACAGAAGATCATCCTGAAAAACGGGGAGCTGACGCTGCCCTACCAGCGCTACCCGGACACGGACGAGCTCATCAACTGGGCCGGGATGTTCGCGGACAAAGGCTATCGGCTGGTCATGCATGCCTTGGGCAATGTGGCGGCATGCCAGGCAGCTCAAGCGGTCCAGAACTTGGGCATGGGGGGCGGCTCATCAATCGAACACGTGACGCTCATGCACCCCGGTGGTTTGGATACCTTTGCCGGCTGCGGCGCTGTAGCATCACTCCAGCCTGGGTTCATCCCATTCTATGCCGAAACCATCGAGCGGATGGGCGCTATTCCCCCCTATCTGAAGGTGATCCCGTTGAGGAGTCTCATGGATCGGGGCGTTTCCGTCTGCATCAGTTCCGACGGACCATGCGCCTCGGATGATCCGCTGCACAACATCCGGCGGGCCGTCGATCGGAAGAGGATGGACGGCACAATGTTTGATCCCGGCGAGGCGATCAGCGAAATCGAGGCTTTGACCGCGGGCACGATCGGGGGAAGCCGTTCGCTGGGGCTAAAAAACGACGGTCTGGTCGAGGGAGCGGCGGCGACCTTCTGTGTCGTCGACGGAGACCCCTTCTCGGATAACAGCCGCGTGGTCCAGACATGGATCGACGGAAAACGGGCTTTTTAATATCGTAACGGAAAATTGTCTGAAAGGTTTTTAAACACTATTTATACAAGAAGGGAGGCTAAGATGTCAGATAAAATAAGTGTGACGATGGATCATGAGGAACGAGATTATATCCAGCAATTATTCGGCAAGCATATCTCTTGGGGACAGGTACGGTATCTGCGTTGTGCTAATATGGATGTATACGAGCGAACGCGAAAAGGAAGCACCTTCACCGACGCCGTCAGCGGCGTGCGGTTCTATGATTGCTTCAGCTCGGCAGGATGTTTTAATGTCGGCAGAGGAAATACCGAAATAATGGATACACTGCGTGATGCTCTAAATGACCACGATATGGGATCGCACGGACTCCTGTCCAAAGCCAAGGTTTCCTTTGCCATGAAACTTGCGTCTCTCTGTCCGGGGGATTTAAATAAAGTAGTCCTCTGCGCTTCAGGTGCGGATGCCTGTGCCGGGGCAATTAAGCTTGCCAAGGGAGCCACAGGCCGGAACGATGTAATCACCATGAAAAAAGCCTATCACGGCCATGAAGGCTTCAGCCTCTCGGCCAACGGCAAAGACTACTATAAAAATCTCTTCCTTCCACTCATGCCGGGGTTCCACTTGGTGGACTTCAACGATCTGGAAGAAGTTAAACGCCTTGCCGGAAAAAACATTGCAGCGATAGTGCTGGAGCCCGTGCAGGGCGAGGGCGGCATCCACGTGGCAACCATGGAGTACATGAAAGGCCTGCGGAAAATTTGCGATGAAAACGGCATCATGCTCATCTTCGACGAAGTTCAGACCGGCTTTGGCCGTACGGGAACGCTATGGGCTATGGAACAATACGGCGTAATTCCCGACATTATGTTTACGGCCAAGGCCATTAGTGGCGGTGTCTATCCTAACGGAGCTGTTGTTTACCGCGAAATTAAACCGCTGACCGAGTATGTGGAAGCCAATCCGCTTTTCCACTCTTCCCACGGAGGAGGCACAGACCTGGGCTGCATCGTCTCGTCTGCGGTGCTGGATTATATTGTGGAAAATAAGGTGTGGGAAAACGCGGCCAAAGTGGGCAAACGCTTCAAGGACGGGCTTAACGAAATAGGAAGGGCCAATTCCGACTTCGTCAAAGAGGTGCGCGGCTTGGGCTTGATGATCGGCATCGAGTATAAGTACGAATTTATCGGATCGCTGATGGCTGACTGCCTTAGCCGGAAAGGCGTCTGGGCGGTGTTTTCGGCCAACGCCCCGCAGGTCATGCGCTTCCAGATTCCCATCACCGCAAGCATGGCGGAAGTTGAAGACATTTTGCGCCGCATTAAGGCCGCGGTCAGGGCAATGCGCGGGTATCTTATCTTCCTGATACCCTTGGCCGTGATACCTTTCATGAGGAGAATTTTAGATAATGTGCATGTCCAGATCATTGTATTTAATCTACTGCGTGATATTGAGGAATTTGTCCGCAGACTCTTTCCGAAAAAACAGGAGGTGAAATTATGAAAAAAACCGCCACGCAAGGCCAAGTATCAAAAGAAGAAATATTTCGCAATGCTGAAAAAGTTTTTTCCATAAGTTTAGTAAATCTGCTGCGCGAAAAAGGTCATGACTTTCTGGAGCATGGATATGCCGATACTACCCTGAACGATTCGGACGGCAATCGTTATCTCGATTGCTGCACCTCAAGCGCCGCATTCAATCTTGGCCGAAGAAATGCCGCCATTATTAAACGCTTCAAGGAAGCCATTTATGAGACGGATCAGGGAAACTTCATCATGCCCTCCCAGGAGAAGACGCTGCTGGCCAGAAAGATTTCCGAATTTGTGCCCGGCAATCTGGATTGCGTGCTTTACGGCGTGACCCGCGGCGAATCCATGGAGGCCGCGTGCAAACTTGCCAGAGGATTTACTTCTCGTCCCGAACTGGTTACCATTGACGGAGCCTGTTACGGCGAATCGGGCTTCGCCCTTTCGCTTTCCGAAAGAAAGGGCAAGGAACAGTTCGGCCAACTCATCCAATCCGTTAAGGTCATTCCCTGGGGCGATATCGAAGCTGCCAGGCGGGTAATCGGGCAGGAAACCGCCGCCGTTGTCATGGAACCCATTCAGACGGAGAACCATTGCCGCACGGCTGATAAAAGCTATTATACTCAAATCCGGACATTGTGCGACGAGACAGGCGCCAAACTCATCTTTGACGAAACCCAAAGCGGATTCGGCCGCACAGGCACAAGATTCTTTTTCGAGCAGTTCGAAGTAAAACCGGATATATTGATTATCGGAGAAGCCCTCACATCCGGTATCTTTCCCATGACCGCAATGGTCTTTACCGCAGAACTCAAGGATTTCTTCGATATTCATCCTCTCATCCATTTATGCACCTTCGGCGGACATGATCTCGGATGTCTGGTGGCCATGACGGCGCTGGATGAATACAACCGGTTGAAGCCATGGGAAAACGCGGCGTATTTGGGAGATCTATTGATCAAAGAACTTTCTTCTTTGGCGAAAACAAGCAGCGGCAAGATTATTTCGGTGGCAGGCAGGGGCTTGCTCATATCGATTAAGCTTGCCGATAATAATATGGCCCTTAAATTTTGCGCCGCCGCGCGTATCGCCGGGATGCTGGTTGATACAGGCAGTGTGGACACAGGCACTGTTCTCATCAGGCCAAGCCTGCTTATCGACAGGGATGACGCGGACAAAATCTTGTATATCGTCGCCAGAACATTGCAGGCGATCTGAATCTGTAATACAATTTCCAAAGCATGGACTGGGCGGCGCACCCGCCCGGTTCTTGACCTCAACCGCAAATTATGACATAAAATTTGCACTTCTATACGGGATGGTGAGGATAAAATAATGGCGCGTAAGAATGTACAGGAAGAACGCAAGCTTCAGATTCTCAAAGCTCTGGATTCGTGTCTCCTGAAAAAATCCTTCGAAAAAACCTCCATCAAAGACATCGCGAGTGTCGCCGGTGTCAATCATGGAGTCCTGCATTATTACTTCACCAGCAAAGAAGACATTCTCCTGAATTATATCGACTACATAATGGATAAATATCAGGCGCTGGCCGGTGAACTGTTCGCGACCGTGAGTCCAGATAAGTTCACAAAGGAACAGTACATTGAAGAAGCCCTCGGATTCGTAAACAACCGCATTACACTCGACAAGAATCTCTCACGTATATTTATTGAGATATGGGAAATTTCTCTTTATAATAAAAAGGTAAAAGCCAAACTCCAGGAAACCTACATCCGCTGGATTGAGGAAGTAACATTCGTGATATCACATTATATAGACGACAAATCATATGCCCGCAATATTAGCATTGCCATGGTGGCCTTCTGGGAAGGCATGGCCCTGTTTTCCTCCGTCTTCCCCCGCGAAACTCTAAACATTGAAGTAGTCATCAAGAGATTTCAGGAGAAGTTGCTGGAGATCTTTTAGAAACCACATGGGATTTCTTTTAAGGCTGTACGGAAAGGTTTCAAGCCGTTGCCTGAAGAAGGAGAAATAAAATTTGAAAAAGAGCAAGACAGGTTTCTTTTGTCAGCATTGCGGTTACATGTCGCCAAAATGGTTGGGAAAATGTCCCTCCTGCAACGGATGGAATTGTTTTGCCGAGGAATTAATCAGCGAATCCGATTCCGGCAGCCGCTCGGAAATGAAATTTGACGGCAAGCCTCTTCCCATAGATGATCTTTCCGTTGAAGAAAGCAATCGAATCATTACAGGTATCGCCGAGATTGACCGTGTCCTGGGAGGCGGTATTGTCGGAGGTTCGGCAATCTTAATTGGCGGAGAACCGGGCATTGGTAAATCAACGCTCATGCTTCAAATGATGCATAATTTAGCGGGGCAGGGATTGAAAGTTTTATACGTTTCCGGTGAGGAATCGGCTAGTCAAATTAAGATGCGTAGCGAAAGGGTCGGAGCC belongs to Deltaproteobacteria bacterium HGW-Deltaproteobacteria-2 and includes:
- a CDS encoding adenylosuccinate synthase, translating into MANVAVIGTQWGDEGKGKIVDLYTEKADVVARFQGGNNAGHTLVVNGKKTILHLIPSGILHDRKICIIGNGVVFDPLVFLQEIEELQQGNLLPPHTKLFVSEKAHLIMPYHRSIDQAREAQSSGKKIGTTGRGIGPAYEDKVARTGIRIGDLYEEDLFREKLKQILKEKNFLLTNYYKDKPLDEEEIATQYLTCAQKIKPYVADTSLILDHEIKQGKKILFEGAQGSQLDVDHGTYPYVTSSNTVSGNASCGNGIGPNKINTIVGICKAYTTRVGEGPFPTELKDDVGNHMQQVGQEFGATTGRKRRCGWLDIVLVRQAVRVSGINALAITKLDVLSGLDKLKICVGYKSAEGTFTHAVPASIRVLSDCQPVYEEFDGWKEDILYAREMSELPANARKYLKRLEELAEAKIMLVSVGAGREETIVLEDPFLNKL
- a CDS encoding phosphoserine transaminase, with product MFSMQNPNFSSGPCSKRPAWNIDALKSAPVGRSHRSALGKERIVKAINDTRKILNIPADYLVGILPASDTGAFECAMWSLLGPKPVTVLVWESFSNGWATDVAKQLKLNPTVLKADYGKIPDLSKVDWTNDVVFVANGTTSGVKVPDYNWIPANREGLSLCDATSAAFAMEIDWSKIDVLTFSWQKCLGGEAAHGMMILSPRAVARLESYDPPWPMPKIFRLKKGDKISKAIFDGDVINTPSMLCVEDYLDALEWAGKFGLDGLIKKSQANLKVVSDWVAKTDWIEFLADDPKVRSNTSVCLSVTHPKVKALGNDEKSKFLKSIASDLSKKNVAHDINSYKEAPAGYRFWCGPTIEEADLKTALVELEKVFNEKIKNL
- a CDS encoding ATP-dependent helicase produces the protein MEENKETDQKTIQPDDVLPEISMEELTTEMRDACDRAGWKTLVPVQAKSIPYFLAGQDMMVQSRTGSGKTGAYILPIIEKINAQQNVAQALVLVPTRELALQVSREAQMLTQGTNIRIAVVYGGVGYNAQLEAFRGGAQIVIGTPGRILDHLLKNTLSLDHLKILIFDEADRMLSMGFYPDMVKIRKYIPSNKILSSMFSATFPPQVIRLSDQFLHKSKLLSLSGNQVHIAEIEHIYYVVPGMRKERSLVRIIEIENPSSAIIFCNTKDTVHYLSVVLKRFGYDADELSSDLAQSMREKVMARVRRGALRFLVATDVAARGIDIPDLSHVIQYEPPEDPEAYIHRAGRTGRMGSSGVAISLVAEMEKFKLQSIARFYDINMEERPLPGDDELERVVAERITALLEARLRSRDNLQIERMKRFLPLARNLAQSEDELELITMLLDDYYQLSLHAPPAPIAIADQAINSTQKNKDRKPRPRNKKRRSNNENPS
- the ald gene encoding alanine dehydrogenase, with translation MNIGIPREIKTREGRVAMTPAGIRTLVQHGHNVLVEKGAGLGSCIPDNAFKQAGASIIERAETVWADAEMVMKVKEPIHPEYAFLRKDLILFTYLHLAADERLTNELLDSKIIGIAYETIQLDDGSLPLLIPMSQVAGRLAIQVGCACLESHHGGKGMLLSGVPGVRPARVTILGAGIAGINAAHLAVGMGAQVTILDINQKRLNYLADIFHSRAVLLMANIENVEKSIINSDLVIASVLIAGAKAPHLISRELLRKMEPGSVIVDIAIDQGGCTETSKPTTHDNPIYIEEGIVQYCVANMPGAVPQTSTYALTNATMPYVVELADKGWERALHENQPLSKGLNVLKGALTNRKVAEAFGKKFTPYPEIGSA